One Vicinamibacteria bacterium genomic region harbors:
- a CDS encoding MATE family efflux transporter, translating into NLGLPRLGVVGAGWATFVSRVFMALAMIGWVLLHQGKELRRTSFAPEWVRFRRLFDLGVPAAFQITLELGLFAVATGLAGRLDPASLAAHQVAITVASTTFMVPLGVSSAAAVRVGRAVGRHDPEAIARSGWTAILLGVSFMATAMLTLLLVPRHIIGLFTADGDVLSVGISLLRVAAFFQLFDGLQVVTIGVLRGLGDTRTPMFASLAGYWVLGLPVGYTLTFTLDRGVSGLWVGMLVGLASVGAVLLGVWVRRLRKLTSSGMAR; encoded by the coding sequence AACCTGGGGCTCCCGCGACTCGGAGTCGTGGGAGCGGGTTGGGCCACGTTCGTGTCCCGGGTCTTCATGGCGCTAGCCATGATCGGATGGGTTCTTTTGCATCAGGGGAAAGAGCTCCGCAGAACGTCTTTCGCTCCCGAGTGGGTGCGTTTCCGACGTTTGTTCGATCTGGGAGTCCCCGCGGCCTTTCAGATCACTCTCGAGCTCGGCCTCTTCGCCGTGGCGACCGGCCTCGCGGGCCGGCTCGATCCCGCCTCGCTCGCGGCGCATCAGGTTGCCATCACCGTGGCCTCGACGACGTTCATGGTTCCTCTCGGCGTTTCCTCCGCGGCCGCCGTTCGTGTGGGGCGTGCCGTTGGCCGACACGACCCCGAGGCAATCGCTCGCTCCGGCTGGACCGCGATTCTTCTCGGCGTCTCGTTCATGGCGACGGCGATGCTCACCCTGTTGCTCGTGCCGCGGCATATCATCGGCCTATTCACCGCCGATGGCGACGTCCTCTCCGTTGGTATCTCGCTGCTCCGGGTGGCCGCGTTCTTCCAGCTCTTCGATGGACTTCAGGTGGTTACCATCGGAGTACTCCGAGGCCTCGGAGACACGCGAACACCCATGTTTGCTTCCCTCGCGGGCTATTGGGTCCTGGGTCTTCCGGTGGGATACACGCTCACGTTCACTCTGGATCGAGGCGTATCGGGGCTCTGGGTAGGCATGCTCGTCGGGCTCGCTAGCGTCGGAGCCGTCCTCCTCGGGGTTTGGGTGCGCCGGCTTCGCAAGCTGACTTCGAGCGGCATGGCGCGCTAG